A section of the Methanoregula formicica SMSP genome encodes:
- a CDS encoding H(2)-dependent methylenetetrahydromethanopterin dehydrogenase-related protein → MKVAVYGAGNQDLYVNQLNLPLVFGGEPPFGGSRMAMEFAKAGHETYLAEPNRNMLTADHWKAVETAGVKVTSDDTEAARHAEIAVFFTPFGKSTFRIAKNIVKHLLPDGIIATTCTVSPVVVWYVLEREIRLERKDVGITSLHPAAVPGTPKHGHYVISGHATNDLDLATDAQIQKCVALAKSCGKDAYVVPADVSAAVSDMGSLVTAVTVSGIIDYFDVGINVIKAPPEMVEKQILLTLQTIASLVETSGVNGMLKAINPELLVKSARSMHIREGQGELDAALATLSGIDGDYLKWINSGEIRHTDLVAAQALTRELKTIMGATAADGIIKRCMRKMFE, encoded by the coding sequence ATGAAAGTTGCAGTGTACGGTGCCGGAAACCAGGATCTCTACGTGAACCAGCTGAATCTCCCGTTGGTATTCGGGGGAGAGCCGCCATTTGGCGGGAGCAGGATGGCAATGGAATTTGCAAAGGCCGGCCACGAGACGTACCTCGCGGAACCGAACCGGAACATGCTCACGGCCGACCACTGGAAAGCCGTCGAGACGGCCGGCGTGAAGGTCACTTCCGACGATACGGAAGCAGCCCGCCATGCCGAGATCGCGGTCTTCTTCACGCCCTTTGGGAAGAGCACCTTCCGTATCGCCAAGAATATTGTCAAACATCTCCTGCCGGACGGCATCATTGCAACGACCTGTACCGTCTCCCCCGTCGTCGTCTGGTACGTACTGGAACGGGAAATCCGGCTCGAACGGAAGGATGTGGGGATCACCTCCCTGCACCCGGCCGCTGTGCCCGGTACCCCGAAGCACGGCCACTATGTGATCAGCGGGCATGCCACCAACGATCTCGACCTTGCAACAGATGCACAGATCCAGAAGTGCGTTGCCCTGGCGAAGAGCTGCGGGAAGGATGCATATGTTGTCCCTGCCGATGTATCCGCTGCCGTCTCGGACATGGGATCGCTTGTCACGGCAGTCACCGTCTCGGGCATCATCGATTATTTCGACGTTGGGATAAATGTAATAAAGGCTCCGCCGGAGATGGTCGAGAAGCAGATCCTCCTGACTCTTCAGACGATCGCATCGCTTGTCGAGACATCGGGCGTCAACGGAATGCTGAAGGCCATCAACCCGGAACTGCTGGTAAAGAGCGCCCGCTCCATGCATATCCGGGAGGGTCAGGGAGAACTCGATGCCGCGCTCGCCACCCTCTCGGGGATTGACGGGGATTACCTGAAGTGGATCAACAGCGGGGAAATCCGTCACACGGATCTGGTCGCTGCCCAGGCGCTGACCCGGGAACTCAAGACCATCATGGGAGCAACGGCGGCAGACGGGATCATCAAGCGCTGCATGCGGAAGATGTTCGAGTAA
- the hmdC gene encoding 5,10-methenyltetrahydromethanopterin hydrogenase cofactor biosynthesis protein HmdC, giving the protein MSDIVREAARNADAAWELSRMKKDPAEIVSAVSELHREEAIALGNNFKRFPLGCDLTEIFVGTCASDMEKIDILGNCQLSDAIGASIHVCAYAFADIAEAHGMKGIDLYREVRELTEVPLDLDHFGSFGPMRLPKDIIGCQGQCYNTGPPFSGCPRDRIHSRLLDKEKEAIADREEWVKISSSVAVNVSCVQGAQGHAAPLEEAREIAELAIKFGKVVEAILFVGDGDEDLLRGFTAALELGADVFVIEGGPFNCAKNRLDAFARAVAAARILAPGKVVATNGAYEDECRIGLRAGLNAIITGFPKNHHGYMCGYAPGTARRGNFGLPRVLRIIREEVRDGQTRAPIMKEEVEALARAVKIVGPEHVYPEKIGDCAVGDAHWVCLQSTPLYHRVGISKTAAGISSMAKEGLLGDTVALLGGRFVSWVLARELEGYVDRIIISDTDPRVENVTVENLRGALRMDIEQGGSDDRLSASRSDAAIVCSTIPSINRKISLGVRNPISLL; this is encoded by the coding sequence GTGTCCGATATTGTCCGGGAAGCAGCCCGTAATGCCGATGCAGCGTGGGAGTTGTCGCGGATGAAAAAGGATCCCGCGGAGATCGTCAGTGCGGTCTCCGAATTGCACCGGGAGGAGGCGATCGCGCTCGGGAACAACTTCAAGCGGTTCCCGCTGGGATGCGACCTTACGGAGATCTTTGTCGGGACCTGTGCATCCGATATGGAAAAGATCGATATCCTGGGCAATTGCCAGCTCTCCGATGCCATCGGGGCATCCATCCATGTCTGTGCCTATGCGTTTGCCGATATTGCCGAAGCGCACGGTATGAAAGGCATTGACCTGTACCGGGAAGTGCGGGAACTTACCGAAGTCCCGCTCGATCTGGATCATTTCGGGAGTTTCGGGCCCATGAGGCTCCCCAAGGATATCATCGGCTGCCAGGGACAATGTTATAATACCGGGCCCCCGTTCTCCGGCTGTCCGCGCGACCGGATCCATTCCCGGCTGCTGGACAAAGAAAAGGAAGCGATCGCTGACCGGGAAGAGTGGGTGAAGATCTCCTCATCTGTTGCAGTGAACGTGAGTTGTGTGCAGGGCGCACAGGGTCATGCTGCCCCGCTCGAAGAGGCGCGCGAGATCGCAGAACTGGCAATAAAATTCGGTAAGGTGGTTGAGGCGATCCTCTTCGTGGGCGATGGGGACGAGGATCTGCTACGCGGGTTTACTGCCGCACTGGAACTGGGTGCCGACGTCTTTGTCATCGAAGGCGGCCCGTTCAATTGTGCAAAAAACCGCCTGGATGCTTTTGCCCGCGCGGTTGCAGCCGCACGCATCCTTGCTCCCGGAAAGGTCGTGGCAACCAATGGTGCGTACGAGGATGAATGCCGCATCGGCCTTCGAGCAGGGCTCAACGCGATCATCACCGGGTTCCCGAAAAACCATCACGGGTACATGTGCGGGTATGCCCCGGGAACGGCCCGGCGGGGAAATTTCGGTTTGCCCCGGGTGCTCCGGATAATCCGGGAGGAAGTACGGGACGGGCAGACGCGGGCTCCGATAATGAAGGAGGAGGTGGAGGCGTTGGCCCGTGCAGTCAAGATCGTTGGCCCCGAACATGTCTACCCCGAAAAGATCGGGGATTGCGCTGTCGGTGACGCCCACTGGGTCTGCCTGCAGTCAACGCCACTCTACCACCGGGTCGGGATTTCAAAGACAGCGGCCGGTATTTCCTCAATGGCAAAAGAGGGATTGCTTGGCGATACTGTTGCGCTTCTTGGCGGCAGGTTCGTCTCATGGGTCCTTGCCCGGGAACTGGAAGGGTATGTTGACCGGATTATTATCAGCGACACCGATCCCCGGGTTGAGAACGTGACGGTTGAGAACCTCCGGGGCGCCCTCAGGATGGATATCGAGCAGGGCGGGTCTGACGATCGGTTGTCGGCCAGCCGGTCTGATGCCGCGATCGTCTGTTCAACAATCCCTTCAATTAACCGGAAGATTTCCCTGGGTGTCAGGAACCCGATCTCCCTTCTTTGA
- the hmd gene encoding 5,10-methenyltetrahydromethanopterin hydrogenase, with translation MSIKKVAILGAGCYRTHAAAGITNFARACKVAEQVGKPEISMTHSTIIMGAELKYLAGINDITVSDPVFDGQFTVIKDFDYKEVMKAHKSGNPESIMPQIRKKVKEVAKDLPKPPKGAIHFTHPKDLGMKVTTDDREAVRDADWIITWLPKGDMQKAIIERHADVIKDGAIITHACTIPATKFHHIYDELGLLKKKNVQVSSYHPGAVPEMKGQVFISEGYASKDTIDQLMTIGKTARGEAFTLPADMLGPVCDMCAALTAVTYAGILTYRESVMNVLGAPAGFTQMMAKESLEQITALMNRVGIDKMEEHLNPGVFLGTADSMNFGAVGEILPPVLKALEKRKK, from the coding sequence ATGAGCATAAAAAAAGTTGCAATACTCGGTGCAGGATGTTATCGTACCCACGCAGCCGCGGGAATCACGAACTTTGCACGAGCCTGTAAAGTTGCAGAGCAGGTTGGAAAGCCGGAAATTTCCATGACCCACTCAACCATCATCATGGGCGCGGAACTCAAGTACCTGGCAGGAATCAATGATATCACGGTATCGGATCCCGTTTTTGACGGCCAGTTCACCGTGATCAAAGACTTCGATTACAAAGAAGTCATGAAAGCCCACAAGAGCGGCAATCCCGAATCGATCATGCCGCAGATCCGGAAGAAAGTGAAGGAAGTGGCAAAGGACCTGCCCAAGCCCCCGAAGGGTGCGATCCATTTCACCCACCCCAAGGATCTCGGGATGAAGGTCACGACCGATGACCGGGAGGCTGTCAGGGATGCGGACTGGATCATCACCTGGCTCCCCAAGGGAGACATGCAGAAAGCGATCATCGAGAGGCACGCGGATGTCATCAAGGACGGCGCCATCATCACCCATGCCTGCACTATCCCGGCCACCAAGTTCCACCATATCTACGATGAACTGGGCCTGCTCAAGAAGAAGAACGTCCAGGTTTCCTCGTATCATCCCGGTGCGGTACCGGAGATGAAAGGGCAGGTCTTCATCTCTGAAGGGTATGCATCTAAGGATACTATCGACCAGCTGATGACGATCGGGAAGACCGCACGCGGCGAGGCATTCACGCTCCCGGCGGATATGCTCGGACCTGTCTGCGACATGTGCGCAGCACTCACCGCTGTCACCTATGCCGGTATCCTGACCTACCGTGAATCCGTCATGAACGTACTTGGAGCACCGGCCGGATTCACGCAGATGATGGCTAAGGAATCTCTCGAGCAGATCACGGCGCTCATGAACCGGGTGGGCATTGACAAGATGGAGGAGCACCTCAACCCCGGCGTATTCCTCGGGACCGCAGATTCGATGAACTTCGGTGCAGTTGGCGAAATTCTGCCCCCTGTTCTCAAGGCACTCGAGAAGCGGAAGAAATAA
- a CDS encoding ATP-binding protein, with amino-acid sequence MNPLFLHHHDHAVPPDAPGGKIAGSSPFTIAVSGKGGTGKTTFSALLIRELVSLGESPILAVDADPNANLHEALGLVVGETLGCMREDAFNRQIPGGMGRKEYLRYRFQQVLVEAEHLDLVAMGRPEGHGCYCFANDVLRESMLQLGQHYRFLVIDTEAGMEHISRGTIGHPDLLLIVSDPGARGLRTIVRIRSIAAQLGLEDGRIHTVINRFRGDLAPVGIGDRDPLCVIPYDPEIEQADLAGEPVSQIATASPARTAIRDLARKIREMARNEPG; translated from the coding sequence ATGAATCCCCTTTTTTTGCACCATCACGACCATGCTGTCCCCCCTGATGCACCGGGAGGAAAGATCGCAGGGTCTTCCCCGTTCACTATCGCGGTCTCGGGAAAAGGCGGTACCGGAAAGACGACGTTTTCCGCGCTCTTAATCCGGGAACTGGTTTCGCTGGGCGAGAGCCCGATCCTTGCCGTGGATGCGGACCCGAATGCAAACCTCCACGAAGCACTCGGCCTTGTAGTGGGCGAGACGCTCGGGTGCATGAGAGAAGACGCTTTCAACCGGCAGATCCCCGGTGGAATGGGCCGCAAGGAGTACCTCCGCTACCGGTTCCAGCAGGTGCTTGTCGAAGCCGAGCACCTGGACCTGGTTGCGATGGGGCGGCCGGAAGGACACGGATGCTATTGTTTTGCCAACGATGTTCTCAGGGAATCCATGCTGCAACTCGGGCAGCATTACCGGTTCCTGGTCATCGATACCGAGGCAGGGATGGAGCATATCAGCCGGGGTACTATCGGGCACCCCGACCTGCTCCTGATCGTAAGCGATCCCGGTGCCCGCGGCCTCCGGACAATCGTGCGAATCCGGTCGATTGCCGCCCAGCTGGGCCTTGAGGACGGCCGTATCCATACCGTAATCAACCGGTTCAGGGGCGATCTGGCTCCTGTCGGGATCGGGGATCGGGATCCGCTCTGCGTGATCCCGTATGATCCAGAGATCGAACAGGCCGACCTTGCGGGTGAGCCGGTTTCCCAGATCGCTACCGCGAGCCCTGCCCGTACCGCGATCCGGGATCTTGCCCGGAAAATCCGGGAAATGGCCCGGAACGAACCCGGATGA
- a CDS encoding ornithine cyclodeaminase has product MVAVTEEIEFQGHIIDSSILPKALDTIIDMKGSFEILRLDVGKKKKDESYCRILVRGPSKLFAELENQGALLPRTEVKTRAAPRDGVLPDNFYGTTPHPTRVFLKGRWREVKDIEMDCIIVIDKGKPVCRRQGIVRKGDRIVTGFAGVKVEPPQRSRSPANIFGFMSSTVSPEKPVNAMIKDLAREMKKIHDRNGSIIHVMGTAMAHTGADKALQDLIGLGYVQALFTGNGFAVMDVEKQLFGTTLGMDGRTGRVLMSGYKSHLIAINEIRKAGSIRKAVDKGVLKSGVLFDCVTKKIPFVIGGSLRDDGPLPDTISDVMRAQDEMRTFVRKADMCIICASMLHGIAVGNMLPSRVKTIAVDINPYVVTRLQDRGTTHALGLVTDPAIMLPRLVREIQFLESGIPE; this is encoded by the coding sequence ATGGTGGCTGTAACCGAAGAGATCGAGTTCCAGGGTCATATCATCGATTCATCGATCCTGCCAAAAGCTCTGGACACGATCATCGACATGAAAGGATCCTTTGAGATCCTGCGGCTTGATGTGGGGAAAAAGAAGAAGGATGAGAGTTATTGCCGGATCCTTGTCCGGGGTCCTAGTAAATTATTTGCCGAACTGGAGAACCAGGGAGCACTTCTTCCCAGGACAGAAGTGAAAACCAGGGCCGCTCCGCGTGACGGCGTACTGCCGGACAATTTCTATGGGACAACCCCTCACCCGACCCGCGTCTTCCTCAAAGGCAGGTGGAGGGAGGTTAAGGATATCGAGATGGACTGCATCATTGTCATCGATAAGGGAAAACCCGTTTGCCGGAGGCAGGGTATTGTCAGGAAAGGGGATCGTATCGTCACCGGTTTTGCCGGCGTGAAGGTCGAGCCGCCCCAGCGATCGCGGTCGCCTGCCAATATCTTTGGTTTTATGTCAAGCACGGTCTCTCCTGAAAAGCCGGTCAATGCCATGATAAAAGACCTGGCACGGGAGATGAAGAAGATCCATGACCGGAACGGTTCCATCATCCATGTCATGGGGACGGCAATGGCTCATACCGGGGCAGACAAGGCCCTGCAGGACCTGATCGGGCTGGGATATGTCCAGGCTCTCTTCACAGGGAACGGCTTCGCTGTCATGGATGTGGAGAAACAATTGTTCGGGACCACGCTCGGGATGGACGGCAGGACCGGCAGGGTCCTTATGAGTGGCTATAAAAGTCATCTCATTGCAATAAACGAGATCCGCAAGGCAGGCAGCATACGGAAGGCGGTGGACAAGGGGGTACTGAAAAGCGGCGTGTTGTTCGATTGCGTGACAAAGAAGATCCCCTTTGTGATTGGGGGCTCACTGAGAGACGACGGCCCCCTGCCGGACACCATCAGCGATGTCATGCGGGCACAGGACGAGATGAGGACCTTTGTCAGGAAAGCGGATATGTGCATCATATGCGCATCCATGCTGCACGGGATCGCTGTCGGCAACATGCTCCCTTCGCGGGTGAAGACCATTGCCGTGGATATCAATCCCTATGTCGTGACGCGCTTACAGGACCGTGGAACGACTCATGCACTCGGTCTCGTAACTGATCCGGCGATCATGCTCCCCCGCCTTGTGCGGGAGATCCAGTTCCTTGAATCGGGCATCCCTGAATGA
- a CDS encoding winged helix-turn-helix transcriptional regulator, translated as MADESDYDHLCVCCLRGIMPTIARKWTICIVWELGRRPSMRFKDIMKDCGEISPKSLADVLKELSDTGLIERISYDEVPPRVEYHLTEHGRELREALGPMMKWAKRHNHLYMSYRKPGFARAPDL; from the coding sequence ATGGCGGACGAAAGCGACTACGACCACCTCTGCGTCTGCTGCCTGCGGGGGATCATGCCGACGATCGCACGGAAATGGACGATCTGCATTGTCTGGGAGCTGGGCCGGCGACCTTCGATGAGGTTTAAGGACATCATGAAAGACTGCGGTGAGATCAGTCCCAAGTCGCTTGCCGATGTGCTCAAAGAGCTCTCCGATACCGGGCTGATCGAGCGTATCTCTTATGACGAAGTCCCGCCAAGGGTGGAATACCACCTTACGGAACATGGGAGGGAACTCCGCGAGGCGCTCGGCCCCATGATGAAATGGGCAAAGCGGCACAACCATCTCTACATGAGCTACCGGAAACCCGGATTCGCCAGGGCACCGGACCTCTAG
- the mcrB gene encoding coenzyme-B sulfoethylthiotransferase subunit beta, translating to MAHYSETIDLYSDDGKLLKSNVQLHRISPLLNPAARTIVDLTKRTINVNLAGIEEALKTARLGKGRIPGRELDLPIMEKKDELIAKIREMVQVEEGDDTGIQQFNGGKLLLVRAPTLRLSGASTYDAAITAVASAVTYAIVDTFDIDAFNASTVKAAAWGSYPHTQDMEGALVTSILTIPQNNEGIGYALRNISVNHFVMMTNRNALQGSALASTLEMAGVFEMGGAIGPFERNQLLCYAYQGLNANNMVYDIVKENGQTGTVGSVVQSLVDRAVEDRVIAPGKKGGYFQFYDTKDPMLWNAYVSAGTLAASIVNCGAGRFVQAVSSTLLYFNDLIEHETGLPGADFGRVMGTAVGFSFFSHSIYGGGGPGIFNGNHVVTRHAYGMAIPCVVAAAAMDAGTQMFAPEGTSKIMGETYGRMDAFAKPIHQIAQEA from the coding sequence ATGGCGCACTACTCTGAGACCATCGACCTCTATTCCGATGACGGGAAACTGCTGAAGAGCAACGTGCAGCTGCACCGCATCAGCCCGCTCCTGAACCCGGCGGCCCGGACGATCGTTGACCTGACGAAACGGACGATCAACGTGAACCTTGCCGGGATCGAGGAAGCCTTAAAAACAGCAAGGCTCGGCAAGGGCCGCATTCCCGGCCGGGAACTCGATCTCCCCATCATGGAGAAGAAAGACGAACTGATAGCGAAGATCCGGGAAATGGTGCAGGTTGAGGAAGGCGACGATACCGGCATCCAGCAGTTCAATGGCGGCAAGCTCCTGCTTGTCCGGGCGCCTACGCTGCGGCTGAGCGGAGCATCAACGTACGATGCCGCCATCACCGCTGTTGCTTCTGCCGTGACCTATGCGATTGTCGATACGTTCGATATCGATGCGTTCAATGCCTCGACCGTCAAGGCGGCAGCGTGGGGCAGTTACCCGCACACGCAGGACATGGAAGGTGCGCTCGTCACCTCCATCCTCACCATCCCCCAGAACAACGAGGGGATCGGGTATGCGCTCCGCAATATCAGCGTCAACCACTTCGTCATGATGACCAACCGGAATGCCCTGCAGGGATCCGCGCTGGCCTCGACGCTGGAGATGGCCGGGGTCTTCGAGATGGGCGGGGCAATCGGCCCGTTCGAGCGCAACCAGCTTCTCTGCTACGCGTACCAGGGCCTCAATGCCAATAACATGGTGTACGATATCGTGAAGGAGAACGGCCAGACCGGGACGGTCGGATCCGTTGTCCAGTCACTTGTCGACAGGGCTGTCGAAGACCGCGTGATCGCCCCCGGGAAGAAAGGCGGGTATTTCCAGTTCTACGACACGAAGGATCCGATGCTCTGGAACGCATACGTATCGGCGGGCACCCTTGCCGCAAGCATCGTCAACTGCGGTGCAGGCCGGTTCGTCCAGGCCGTCTCGTCAACGCTCCTGTACTTCAACGATCTGATCGAGCACGAGACCGGTCTTCCTGGCGCGGATTTCGGCCGTGTCATGGGGACTGCTGTCGGCTTCTCGTTCTTCAGCCACTCGATCTACGGTGGCGGCGGCCCGGGCATCTTCAACGGCAACCACGTGGTTACGAGACACGCGTACGGCATGGCCATTCCCTGCGTGGTAGCCGCAGCGGCCATGGACGCCGGCACCCAGATGTTTGCCCCGGAAGGAACCTCGAAGATCATGGGCGAGACCTATGGCCGGATGGATGCTTTTGCAAAACCGATCCACCAGATCGCACAGGAGGCCTGA
- the mcrD gene encoding methyl-coenzyme M reductase operon protein D, which yields MQPDHHVYPQCRIVPMRLLSPDTTKRLLERIVPVPGIRRMLLNGQNIPVVVPYGPARGTANKTNLRKSIEIAGNTVDLHVQVGTITLEVEDKSVIAAIRAICDNYFVNFPCSVQEGRFMKTRPSLVDYAKYGPEADPSVIGLVDPKRKEKPAFISPLSDRVSGGCEL from the coding sequence ATGCAGCCCGATCATCATGTGTATCCCCAGTGCCGTATCGTCCCGATGCGCCTCCTCTCCCCGGACACGACAAAACGGCTGCTCGAACGTATCGTGCCCGTTCCCGGCATCCGCCGGATGCTCCTGAACGGCCAGAATATCCCCGTTGTCGTGCCGTATGGGCCGGCGCGGGGAACCGCGAACAAAACGAACCTGAGAAAGAGCATCGAGATTGCCGGTAACACCGTTGACCTGCACGTGCAGGTCGGCACGATCACCCTTGAGGTAGAAGATAAAAGCGTTATTGCGGCCATCCGTGCCATTTGCGACAACTATTTTGTCAATTTCCCGTGCAGCGTCCAGGAAGGGCGGTTCATGAAGACCCGGCCGAGCCTCGTGGATTATGCAAAATATGGTCCGGAGGCAGATCCGTCCGTTATTGGCCTTGTCGACCCGAAACGGAAAGAGAAGCCCGCGTTCATCAGTCCTTTGAGCGACCGGGTCTCTGGGGGGTGCGAGCTGTGA
- the mcrG gene encoding coenzyme-B sulfoethylthiotransferase subunit gamma, with translation MSARKPQYGPGTSVVAANRRKQMDPGQVLTKMRSITDEDIVLLLGHRAPGERFRNVHPPVTEQTEPACPMRKLVRPTEGAKNGDRVRYVQFADSMFNAPCQPYQRTYAEMYRFRGIDPGTLSGRQIVECRERDLEQYCRLLIETEMFDPALVSLRGATVHGHSLRLAEDGMQFDALQRCVLGTDGMVRYVKDQIGLPLNRPVEVGKPLGQPWLKEHSTIFHCLVGTALRDDAEYVEYLKRIHTLRTRYGFMPKET, from the coding sequence GTGAGCGCAAGGAAACCGCAATACGGCCCGGGGACCTCGGTCGTGGCGGCCAACCGGCGGAAGCAGATGGACCCGGGGCAGGTCCTCACCAAGATGCGGAGCATTACGGACGAGGACATCGTGCTCCTCCTTGGCCACCGCGCCCCGGGCGAGCGTTTCAGGAACGTCCACCCCCCGGTGACCGAGCAGACCGAGCCGGCCTGCCCCATGCGCAAGCTGGTCAGACCCACGGAAGGGGCAAAGAACGGCGACCGTGTGCGATACGTCCAGTTCGCCGACTCGATGTTTAATGCCCCCTGCCAGCCCTACCAGCGGACCTATGCCGAGATGTACCGCTTCCGGGGGATCGACCCTGGCACTCTTTCAGGACGTCAGATCGTCGAATGTCGCGAGCGCGATCTCGAACAGTACTGCCGGCTCCTGATCGAGACCGAGATGTTCGATCCGGCGCTCGTGAGCCTGCGGGGCGCAACGGTTCACGGGCACTCCCTCCGGCTTGCCGAGGACGGGATGCAGTTCGATGCGCTCCAGCGATGCGTTCTTGGGACCGACGGCATGGTCCGGTACGTGAAAGACCAGATCGGGCTCCCGCTCAACCGGCCGGTCGAGGTGGGAAAACCGCTCGGCCAGCCCTGGTTAAAAGAGCATTCTACCATCTTCCACTGCCTCGTGGGAACGGCCCTGCGCGACGATGCCGAGTATGTCGAATACCTCAAGCGGATCCATACCCTGAGGACACGGTACGGGTTCATGCCAAAGGAGACCTGA
- the mcrA gene encoding coenzyme-B sulfoethylthiotransferase subunit alpha produces MASVEHSQKQFLKALKEKFKGQDVESQKTGFYKFGGVQQSPRKREFMAATKKIEADRGISMYDPEHCHLNGIPMGQRQLMTYEVSGTGTFVEGDDLHYVNNSAIQQMSDEIKRTIIVGMDIAHNTLQKRLGKEVTPQTINEYLHILNHAMPGGAVVQEHMVETNPGLVDDCYVKIFTGNDEVADDIEPQYLLNIEKLFPKKQAEALKAEIGKSMYQAIHVPTIVVRTCDGGTTSRWSAMQIGMSFIAAYRTCAGEAAVADLSFAAKHAGVIQMGSHLPARRARGPNEPGGIKFGMFSDMIQADRKYPDDPAKASLEVVAAGAALFDQIWLGSYMSGGVGFTQYATAAYTDNILDDFTYYGMDYVKDKYGYNFRQPGADKVIRPTQDIVNDIATEVTLYSMEQYEKFPTLMEDHFGGSQRAAVMAAAAGLSTSITTGNSNAGLNAWYLSMIIHKDGWSRLGFFGYDLQDQCGSANSLSMEPDRGAMGELRGPNYPNYAMNVGHQGEYAAIVASAHYGRADAFCFDPRVKITFADPSLKFDFSEPRKEFARGAIREFEAAGERSLIMPAR; encoded by the coding sequence ATGGCATCCGTAGAACATTCCCAGAAACAATTCTTAAAAGCGCTGAAGGAGAAGTTCAAGGGGCAGGACGTAGAATCGCAGAAGACCGGATTCTACAAGTTCGGCGGGGTGCAGCAGTCCCCGCGCAAGCGCGAGTTCATGGCGGCAACAAAGAAGATCGAAGCGGATCGCGGGATCTCGATGTACGATCCCGAGCACTGCCACCTGAACGGTATCCCCATGGGCCAGCGGCAGCTGATGACCTACGAGGTCTCGGGCACCGGTACGTTTGTCGAGGGCGATGACCTCCACTATGTCAATAACTCCGCCATCCAGCAGATGTCGGACGAGATCAAGAGGACGATCATTGTCGGGATGGACATTGCGCACAACACGCTCCAGAAGCGCCTGGGGAAAGAGGTCACGCCCCAGACCATCAACGAATATCTCCATATCCTCAACCACGCAATGCCCGGCGGGGCCGTGGTGCAGGAGCACATGGTGGAGACAAACCCGGGGCTTGTCGACGACTGCTACGTCAAAATTTTCACGGGCAACGACGAGGTAGCCGACGACATCGAGCCGCAGTACCTGCTCAACATCGAGAAGCTCTTCCCGAAGAAGCAGGCCGAGGCGCTCAAGGCCGAGATCGGGAAGTCGATGTACCAGGCCATCCACGTGCCGACAATCGTGGTCCGGACCTGCGACGGCGGTACCACCAGCCGGTGGTCGGCCATGCAGATCGGGATGTCGTTCATTGCAGCGTATCGTACCTGTGCCGGGGAAGCAGCGGTGGCCGATCTGTCGTTTGCTGCAAAGCATGCCGGTGTCATCCAGATGGGTTCCCACCTGCCGGCCCGCAGGGCACGCGGCCCCAATGAGCCGGGCGGGATCAAGTTCGGGATGTTCTCGGATATGATCCAGGCGGACCGGAAGTATCCCGACGACCCGGCAAAGGCTTCGCTTGAGGTCGTTGCTGCCGGCGCAGCCCTCTTCGACCAGATCTGGCTTGGCTCCTACATGTCGGGCGGCGTAGGGTTCACCCAGTATGCGACTGCGGCATATACCGACAACATCCTCGATGATTTCACGTACTACGGCATGGACTATGTCAAGGACAAGTACGGCTACAACTTCCGGCAGCCGGGCGCAGACAAGGTGATCCGGCCCACGCAGGATATCGTCAACGACATTGCCACGGAAGTAACGCTATACAGCATGGAGCAGTACGAGAAGTTCCCGACCCTGATGGAGGACCACTTCGGCGGCTCGCAGCGGGCTGCCGTGATGGCTGCGGCAGCCGGCCTCTCTACGTCCATCACCACCGGTAACTCGAATGCCGGCCTGAACGCGTGGTATCTTTCGATGATTATCCATAAGGACGGCTGGTCGCGGCTCGGATTCTTCGGGTATGACCTCCAGGACCAGTGCGGTTCGGCCAACTCGCTCTCCATGGAACCGGACCGGGGCGCCATGGGCGAGCTCCGCGGCCCCAACTACCCGAACTATGCGATGAACGTGGGCCACCAGGGCGAGTATGCGGCGATTGTCGCGAGTGCGCATTATGGCCGGGCAGATGCCTTCTGTTTCGATCCGAGGGTCAAGATCACGTTCGCCGATCCCTCGCTCAAGTTCGATTTCTCGGAGCCGAGAAAGGAGTTTGCGAGAGGGGCGATCCGCGAGTTCGAGGCGGCCGGGGAGCGGTCGCTGATCATGCCGGCACGGTAA